In Helicobacter sp. NHP19-003, the following proteins share a genomic window:
- the edd gene encoding phosphogluconate dehydratase, translating into MPQKTLEDITKGIVERSHATRQAYLQRIAKARGKIQRKDLSCVSLAHSYASLPDHIKTRIKDNDKPNYAIISAYNDVVSAHQPLKHYPDWIKETLLKHDAFAQFAGGVPAMCDGITQGYEGMELNLFSRDVIAMSTSIALSHNIFDGAFYLGVCDKIVPGLLIGALSFGHLPAIFVPSGPMTSGLANAQKAEVRELFAQGKVTREILLESEMRFHHSPGTCTFYGTANSNQVVVELMGLHLPNSAFINPNTSLRKALVHEAATLMATKTPKPIGEIVSEKSIVNAMVGLMATGGSTNLTIHLIAIAKAAGIIINWDDFNAVSNITPLLTKMYPNGEADVNQFEAAGGLALVVRELLNAGLLHEDCDTIMGSGLQAYTKNPFLINGKVVYQDGVQVSQNTEIIRGIDHPFAPNGGLKILTGNIGRSVMKVSALKEEHLVVQAPAIIFESQQDLIDRFNNKELQRDFIAVLPYQSPRANGMPELHKFTSILSSLQNQGFKDAIEQIKKVGH; encoded by the coding sequence GTGCCCCAAAAAACCCTAGAAGACATCACAAAAGGCATTGTTGAAAGAAGCCATGCGACCAGACAAGCCTACTTACAACGCATTGCTAAAGCCCGAGGTAAAATCCAGCGCAAGGATTTAAGTTGTGTCAGCTTGGCCCATAGCTACGCAAGCTTGCCCGATCATATCAAGACTAGGATTAAAGACAACGACAAGCCCAATTACGCCATTATTTCTGCCTACAACGATGTCGTTTCTGCCCATCAGCCTTTAAAGCATTATCCTGACTGGATTAAAGAAACTTTATTAAAACACGATGCCTTTGCCCAATTTGCTGGGGGCGTGCCCGCCATGTGTGATGGGATCACACAGGGCTATGAGGGGATGGAACTTAATCTTTTCTCCCGTGATGTGATTGCTATGAGTACAAGCATTGCCCTCTCACACAATATCTTTGATGGAGCGTTTTACTTAGGCGTGTGTGATAAGATTGTCCCTGGACTTCTAATTGGAGCACTAAGCTTTGGACATTTACCTGCTATCTTCGTGCCCTCTGGTCCTATGACTAGTGGTCTAGCTAACGCACAAAAGGCTGAAGTGCGCGAACTCTTTGCTCAAGGTAAAGTTACTAGAGAGATTTTATTAGAGAGTGAAATGAGGTTTCACCACTCACCAGGCACTTGTACTTTCTATGGCACAGCCAATTCTAACCAAGTGGTGGTTGAGTTGATGGGCTTGCACTTACCAAATTCCGCCTTCATTAACCCCAACACCTCTCTTAGAAAAGCTTTAGTTCATGAGGCCGCCACTTTAATGGCTACCAAGACACCTAAGCCCATTGGAGAGATCGTTAGTGAAAAGAGTATTGTCAATGCCATGGTCGGCTTGATGGCCACAGGGGGTTCTACCAACCTAACTATCCATCTCATCGCCATTGCTAAAGCCGCTGGAATTATTATCAATTGGGACGACTTCAATGCAGTTTCTAACATCACTCCTCTTTTAACAAAAATGTATCCTAATGGTGAGGCAGATGTGAATCAGTTTGAAGCTGCAGGGGGGTTAGCCCTTGTGGTGCGTGAATTGCTCAATGCTGGACTCTTGCACGAAGATTGCGACACTATCATGGGTTCAGGGTTACAAGCTTATACCAAAAATCCTTTCCTAATCAATGGCAAAGTGGTTTATCAAGATGGAGTGCAGGTCAGTCAAAATACAGAGATCATTAGAGGGATAGATCACCCATTTGCGCCCAATGGAGGGCTTAAAATTCTAACAGGCAATATCGGGCGTTCAGTGATGAAAGTTTCAGCTCTTAAAGAAGAACACCTAGTTGTCCAAGCCCCCGCAATCATCTTTGAATCCCAACAAGACTTGATCGATCGTTTCAACAACAAAGAGCTCCAAAGAGACTTTATTGCAGTGTTGCCTTACCAAAGCCCTAGAGCTAATGGGATGCCAGAGCTACACAAATTTACATCTATTCTAAGCTCTCTGCAAAATCAAGGATTCAAAGATGCGATCGAGCAGATCAAGAAAGTAGGTCACTAA